From a region of the Synechococcus sp. PCC 7502 genome:
- the lpxD gene encoding UDP-3-O-(3-hydroxymyristoyl)glucosamine N-acyltransferase, which translates to MKLSELVTYIPDANFELADNHNDPEITGVAAIDSAQAGDITFLSSNKYLTKLSITQASAVIIDLQTPCALPCIRTKNPRLAFARVLNLFYQPIKLPSGIDPTVVLGAGVLIGANVAIAPHVVIGDGVIIGDDVSIFANTVIYPQVKIGDRSIIHANCVIREYTEIGQDCLVGASSAIGGDGFGFELDQQGQWYKIPQTGYVKLGDRVEIGSLTAIDRPVMGITDIGAGTKIDNLVQVGHGVKIGHNSMIVAQVGLAGGAVLGNYVTLAGQVGVGDQATIGDQAIVGAKSGVISHVEAGARVIGYPTVAEREWKRTIVAQHHLPQMVKTIQKLEKQVAELAAKLNQIEP; encoded by the coding sequence ATGAAACTTTCTGAGTTGGTAACTTATATCCCTGATGCTAATTTTGAACTCGCAGATAATCATAATGATCCAGAGATTACAGGCGTAGCAGCTATTGATTCAGCCCAAGCGGGTGACATTACTTTTTTAAGTTCAAATAAGTATTTAACCAAGTTATCTATAACCCAAGCCAGTGCGGTAATTATAGACTTACAAACTCCCTGTGCCTTACCCTGCATTCGTACCAAAAATCCTCGATTGGCATTTGCGCGGGTCTTAAATTTATTTTATCAACCGATTAAACTGCCTTCGGGCATTGATCCTACGGTGGTATTGGGGGCTGGAGTCTTAATTGGTGCCAATGTGGCGATCGCTCCCCATGTAGTCATTGGTGACGGCGTAATCATTGGTGATGATGTTAGTATTTTTGCCAATACGGTCATTTATCCGCAAGTCAAAATTGGCGATCGCTCGATCATCCATGCGAACTGTGTAATTCGTGAATATACGGAAATTGGTCAAGACTGTTTAGTTGGTGCTAGTAGTGCGATCGGGGGAGATGGCTTTGGGTTTGAATTAGATCAGCAGGGACAATGGTATAAAATTCCCCAAACAGGCTATGTCAAACTTGGCGATCGGGTGGAAATTGGCAGCCTTACAGCGATCGATCGTCCAGTTATGGGGATCACTGATATTGGTGCAGGTACCAAAATTGATAATTTAGTTCAAGTTGGGCATGGGGTTAAAATTGGTCATAATTCCATGATTGTGGCGCAGGTGGGTTTAGCAGGTGGAGCAGTTTTAGGTAACTATGTGACTTTGGCGGGGCAGGTTGGGGTTGGTGATCAAGCAACTATTGGTGATCAGGCGATCGTTGGTGCCAAGTCTGGGGTAATTAGCCATGTGGAAGCAGGGGCAAGAGTTATCGGATATCCCACGGTTGCCGAACGAGAATGGAAACGCACTATTGTTGCCCAACATCATCTACCACAGATGGTTAAGACTATTCAGAAATTGGAAAAACAAGTGGCTGAACTTGCAGCCAAACTAAATCAAATTGAACCGTAA
- a CDS encoding Hpt domain-containing protein: MDSDKQKQILGYFIEEASDHINTIESSLVNLQDTLADPEMMNELFRAAHSIKGGAAMLGITDMQHVAHNLEDSFKVLKDHPETEVDQDFQSLLLTALDTLKELLQQLQNPSEANDQVAQETLANSEPLFAQLKTRISNLVPAVPVINKSAEELRATTMVFRSDVPARLRDMLQLFKQPDRPTSRQQLQIICDQLQLMGEQFDLVTWCDLIQLVKLAIANPNHTYRTLAPIIIKDLKQAQESVLSQQEIKISAQLKALIPQPETGTMDRDDEISLIFGKFIPDTSWQKFGDRLQWRVKANWINNDQINFSTSAPVGHLPAPIWLAGWNNPNDQEGEELKEQLQKFITRLDQSPS; encoded by the coding sequence ATGGATTCAGATAAGCAAAAACAGATCTTAGGTTACTTCATCGAAGAGGCATCCGATCACATTAATACCATTGAATCTAGTCTAGTTAACCTACAAGACACCTTAGCCGACCCAGAAATGATGAATGAGTTATTTCGAGCCGCTCATTCGATCAAAGGTGGAGCCGCAATGCTAGGAATTACGGATATGCAGCACGTTGCCCATAACCTAGAAGATTCATTTAAGGTATTGAAGGATCATCCTGAAACGGAAGTAGATCAAGATTTCCAAAGTTTATTGCTCACTGCCCTAGATACCCTCAAAGAACTGCTGCAACAACTCCAAAACCCCTCAGAGGCAAATGATCAAGTCGCTCAAGAAACTTTAGCCAACTCCGAACCCCTATTTGCTCAACTGAAAACTCGAATTAGTAATCTAGTTCCAGCTGTGCCAGTTATTAATAAATCGGCTGAAGAACTCAGAGCTACAACTATGGTGTTTCGCTCCGATGTGCCTGCTAGACTTCGGGATATGCTCCAGCTATTTAAGCAGCCTGATCGCCCCACCAGTCGGCAACAGTTACAAATTATTTGTGATCAATTACAGCTAATGGGAGAACAGTTTGATCTGGTCACATGGTGTGATTTAATCCAATTGGTAAAACTAGCAATAGCTAACCCTAATCATACTTACCGCACCTTAGCTCCAATTATTATTAAAGACCTCAAGCAAGCTCAAGAATCAGTATTATCTCAGCAGGAAATTAAGATTTCGGCTCAACTTAAGGCTCTGATTCCACAGCCTGAAACAGGAACAATGGACAGGGATGATGAAATTAGTCTGATTTTTGGGAAATTTATCCCAGATACAAGTTGGCAAAAATTTGGCGATCGCTTGCAATGGCGAGTTAAAGCTAATTGGATTAATAATGATCAAATTAATTTCTCTACTTCTGCTCCCGTGGGACACTTGCCCGCACCGATTTGGTTGGCAGGATGGAACAATCCCAACGATCAAGAAGGTGAAGAACTAAAGGAACAACTCCAAAAATTTATTACCCGCCTTGATCAAAGTCCCAGTTAA
- a CDS encoding GUN4 domain-containing protein: MFQILIETSSERIQAIDSLVLQFNLEQLINLISQIPTTTGGLELEELSVSIKISEHGQVILLNGSQGTGAMTLKFKRSTTSPNTYEKLENLLANKLWQEANQETWNLLCVAIHKKLGTSLTTQDIDQIPNATLNAIDKLWHKYSDGKFGFTVQSRIYKESR, translated from the coding sequence ATGTTCCAAATTCTTATCGAAACCTCGTCTGAACGTATTCAAGCCATAGATAGCCTGGTTTTACAGTTCAATTTAGAACAGTTAATAAATTTAATTAGCCAAATTCCTACGACAACAGGAGGTTTAGAGCTAGAAGAGCTTTCTGTGTCAATTAAAATATCTGAACATGGGCAAGTAATTCTCCTCAATGGCAGTCAAGGCACAGGAGCAATGACCCTGAAATTTAAGCGATCGACCACTTCCCCAAACACCTACGAAAAATTAGAAAATCTGCTGGCAAATAAGCTATGGCAGGAAGCTAACCAAGAAACATGGAATCTGCTCTGTGTTGCCATCCATAAAAAACTCGGCACAAGTCTGACTACCCAAGATATTGACCAAATTCCCAATGCCACTCTAAATGCGATCGATAAGCTATGGCACAAGTATAGTGATGGTAAGTTTGGTTTTACCGTGCAGAGTCGTATTTATAAAGAAAGCCGTTAA
- a CDS encoding ribonuclease R family protein, translated as MEFSIAQLLENFSDQKLVAPKVIEKKLGISEDESNIRKLQVALDALEKVGILEKDKGRYRRTPEDGLVEGKLRCSSKGFCFAIQDTEGAEDIYIRESRLSTAWNGDRVLVKVTKEGVRRRSPEGEVRLITQRSNPTLLAKVKATDSGYRATPLDDRLLFEIELVPDQNVPDLSVAIDKLIHLEMVRYPLGSHLPQGRIAQILGSNAESTADVDLVCCKYNLPRKFSDKVLAEVENLPKSFAIENRLDLRSILSVEIGGTAAISLTPVDQGWNLIVHIPDVSGYVAIGSNIDDAARQRLRSVGLGDTTIPMLPPIKFLQQSERLAMSVEIKLEADGTVTSFSIHPSVISVNAVLSYQEAQAVLNNQDSGDLSPEVKALIHNIVDVSQSLQKSRSLAYRLILPQAKTQEPDEGNRGISVVPEGIPIYGLVSEIMILVNQAIASHLAALSLPGIFCSHPAPDPVKIGDWLKLLECMGVQVPAIGADQLQPQDYQNILAAIEQLPEVTSREIVKYIFLSLMRLEEYTVEPEPHFGLSLIDQPYIHAVAPQHRYGDLLVQRLLHLLFSEGRDRRSSRIKEGVDLHSSSCHGQVNWSVLPPDRERQLRAEIELVLPKLNQQENLFFKAQSDLESLRKAEYMQARTGENFFGIITGVQSYGFFVEIESLLVEGLVHVSSLKDDWYEFPQTTTRAKGRGATVLVGRRSGRQYSLGDRVEVQVKSVDYYRQQIDLVAVRSSVGNVNNTEFEDELPESLDTFEEFEDVDSEIIS; from the coding sequence ATGGAATTCTCGATCGCTCAACTACTTGAAAACTTTTCTGATCAAAAGCTTGTTGCTCCTAAGGTTATAGAAAAAAAACTTGGCATCAGTGAAGATGAATCAAATATTCGTAAGCTCCAGGTCGCACTGGATGCCCTCGAAAAAGTCGGCATTTTAGAAAAAGATAAAGGACGTTACCGCCGCACACCTGAAGATGGTCTAGTCGAAGGTAAACTGCGCTGCTCTAGTAAAGGTTTTTGCTTTGCCATCCAAGATACGGAAGGAGCAGAGGATATTTATATTCGTGAAAGTCGTCTGAGTACTGCTTGGAATGGCGATCGGGTTTTGGTCAAAGTTACGAAAGAAGGTGTGCGCCGCCGCAGTCCCGAAGGTGAGGTGCGTTTGATTACCCAGAGGTCTAACCCCACCCTATTGGCTAAGGTCAAAGCCACTGATTCTGGCTATCGGGCTACGCCTTTAGATGATCGACTGTTATTTGAAATTGAACTGGTTCCCGATCAAAATGTGCCAGACCTATCTGTGGCGATCGACAAGCTGATCCACTTGGAAATGGTGCGCTATCCCCTTGGCAGTCACTTGCCCCAAGGACGAATTGCCCAAATTTTGGGAAGTAATGCTGAATCTACGGCGGATGTGGATTTGGTTTGCTGTAAGTATAATTTACCTCGCAAGTTTAGTGATAAGGTGCTAGCCGAAGTAGAAAATCTGCCTAAGTCTTTTGCCATTGAAAATCGCCTAGACCTGCGCTCGATATTATCCGTTGAAATTGGTGGCACTGCTGCTATTTCCCTTACCCCAGTTGATCAAGGCTGGAATTTGATTGTGCATATTCCCGATGTCTCTGGTTATGTGGCGATCGGCTCTAATATTGATGATGCGGCTCGCCAACGTTTGCGCTCCGTAGGTTTAGGAGATACGACAATTCCGATGTTGCCCCCTATTAAGTTTTTACAGCAGTCTGAGCGTTTAGCCATGTCTGTGGAGATCAAACTCGAAGCAGATGGAACCGTAACATCTTTTTCTATTCATCCATCGGTAATTTCTGTAAATGCCGTTTTAAGTTACCAAGAAGCTCAGGCTGTCCTCAATAATCAAGACTCAGGTGATCTTAGTCCAGAAGTTAAGGCTTTGATTCACAATATTGTTGATGTCAGCCAGAGTTTGCAAAAATCTCGATCGCTTGCCTATAGACTAATCTTGCCACAGGCTAAAACCCAAGAACCCGATGAAGGTAATCGCGGTATATCGGTAGTTCCTGAGGGGATTCCTATATATGGGCTGGTCTCAGAAATTATGATTTTAGTGAATCAGGCGATCGCTTCCCATTTAGCGGCTCTATCCCTACCAGGCATATTTTGCTCCCATCCTGCTCCCGATCCTGTAAAAATTGGAGATTGGCTCAAGCTTTTGGAATGTATGGGGGTTCAAGTGCCTGCCATTGGGGCTGACCAACTGCAACCTCAGGATTATCAAAATATATTGGCGGCAATCGAGCAATTACCCGAAGTTACCAGCCGAGAAATTGTTAAGTATATTTTTCTGTCACTAATGCGCTTAGAGGAATATACCGTAGAACCCGAACCACATTTTGGTTTATCCCTAATTGACCAGCCCTATATTCATGCGGTTGCGCCCCAACATCGCTATGGAGACTTACTGGTACAGCGACTATTACATCTTCTATTCTCTGAAGGTCGCGATCGCCGTAGCAGTCGGATTAAAGAAGGAGTTGATCTGCATAGTTCCAGTTGTCATGGTCAAGTGAATTGGAGTGTGCTACCTCCTGATCGTGAACGGCAACTGCGGGCGGAAATTGAACTGGTACTACCAAAACTGAATCAGCAAGAAAACCTATTTTTTAAGGCACAGTCAGACCTCGAAAGCTTGCGTAAGGCTGAGTATATGCAGGCAAGAACGGGAGAGAACTTTTTTGGCATTATTACGGGTGTGCAGTCCTATGGCTTCTTTGTAGAAATTGAATCCCTATTGGTGGAAGGCTTAGTCCATGTTAGTTCTCTCAAGGATGACTGGTACGAATTTCCTCAAACTACTACTAGGGCTAAAGGTCGTGGTGCCACCGTATTAGTAGGGCGACGCAGTGGGAGACAATATAGCTTGGGCGATCGGGTTGAAGTCCAAGTTAAAAGTGTTGACTATTATCGTCAGCAGATCGATCTGGTGGCAGTTAGAAGCAGTGTGGGTAATGTTAACAACACAGAATTTGAAGATGAACTGCCCGAATCTTTGGATACCTTTGAAGAATTTGAAGATGTAGATTCTGAAATCATTAGTTAA
- a CDS encoding chloride channel protein: MQISSILVNLLNRFQPQAAVVMLVVAMIVGIATGIGVCLFRFLIGFMQNLYWHDLALKLNTINPWAIAIIPVLGGLVVSFLRIYIQQTEAGFSGLSNAVAKEGGRLPYAKIPLKTLAAAMSLGAGASLGPEGPSVELGSNIGSLLGQVLKFSSERIRLLVSAGAAAGLSAGFNAPIAGVFFALEVVLGGSLGAERSNLNNTITVVVIAAVVSGLVAQIGLGGEPAFNLPVYDVRGFWELPLYLGLGVLASFVAISFSKTLKISQDLFAGKIPRLAIVGEIPMPLKIVIGGLCVGLTATQLPEVMGIGYETVESILQDSPFSLWFRLLLLGAKLLLTGICFGSGFVGGTFAPAIFLGAILGSAYGQALGLIMPVTMPIAAPPAYALVGMAAVLAGTVRAPLTAVLLLFEMTRDYRIVLPLMAAVGLCAWMVEQIYPQQGKQVRAEADILQKIKIAEVMNSHPMSFRASMPVLQAAQVLTSGYFHSALVMDSSHQLVGIVTTQDIERNLSKRLNLMTVSEICSRDLLYTHADESLAEALRRMETRDLRQLPVVDRNITSRVLGIIERQAITTAYSTALTKQAIADKIAATKTELPNIIETEATSSMLTKDQVLRLTEQESIKSS, encoded by the coding sequence ATGCAAATTTCCTCCATATTAGTTAACCTGCTTAATCGCTTTCAGCCTCAAGCCGCCGTTGTGATGCTTGTGGTAGCAATGATTGTAGGCATAGCTACGGGAATTGGTGTTTGCCTATTTAGGTTTTTAATTGGCTTCATGCAAAATCTGTACTGGCATGATCTAGCTCTGAAGCTTAATACGATTAATCCTTGGGCGATCGCTATTATTCCAGTACTAGGAGGTCTTGTTGTTAGCTTTCTCAGAATTTATATTCAACAAACTGAAGCGGGTTTTAGTGGTTTATCCAATGCCGTTGCCAAGGAAGGGGGAAGATTGCCCTATGCAAAAATTCCCCTTAAAACCCTAGCTGCAGCGATGTCCCTTGGGGCAGGTGCCTCCTTAGGACCAGAGGGACCAAGTGTAGAACTTGGCAGTAATATTGGTTCTTTGCTGGGGCAGGTATTAAAGTTTTCCAGCGAAAGAATTCGGCTACTGGTGAGTGCGGGGGCGGCGGCGGGATTATCGGCAGGCTTTAATGCTCCGATCGCAGGGGTATTTTTTGCCCTTGAAGTGGTTTTAGGTGGTTCTCTAGGGGCGGAACGGTCTAATCTTAACAATACAATTACAGTTGTCGTGATTGCGGCGGTGGTTTCAGGACTAGTTGCCCAAATTGGACTAGGCGGAGAACCTGCTTTTAATTTGCCTGTCTATGATGTACGCGGTTTTTGGGAACTACCTCTATATCTTGGTTTAGGAGTATTAGCCAGTTTTGTGGCGATCTCCTTCAGTAAAACCTTAAAAATATCCCAAGATTTATTTGCGGGGAAAATTCCTAGATTAGCGATCGTAGGAGAAATTCCCATGCCGTTAAAGATTGTGATCGGGGGACTATGCGTGGGCTTAACGGCGACCCAACTACCTGAAGTCATGGGCATAGGTTATGAAACCGTAGAGTCGATCCTGCAAGATTCTCCTTTTTCCCTCTGGTTTCGCCTTCTCTTACTGGGAGCCAAATTATTACTAACAGGTATCTGCTTTGGCAGTGGTTTTGTGGGCGGAACCTTTGCTCCTGCTATTTTCTTGGGGGCTATTCTTGGTAGTGCCTATGGTCAGGCTTTGGGGTTAATCATGCCCGTGACCATGCCGATCGCTGCTCCTCCTGCCTATGCTTTAGTCGGAATGGCAGCAGTCCTAGCAGGTACAGTCCGCGCTCCCCTAACCGCAGTATTGCTTTTATTTGAAATGACCCGTGACTATCGCATAGTTTTACCACTTATGGCAGCCGTGGGACTATGTGCGTGGATGGTCGAGCAAATTTACCCCCAACAGGGAAAGCAGGTAAGGGCGGAGGCAGATATTTTGCAAAAAATTAAAATTGCTGAAGTTATGAACTCCCATCCCATGTCCTTTAGAGCCTCAATGCCAGTATTACAAGCAGCACAGGTTTTGACCAGTGGCTATTTTCATAGTGCTTTAGTAATGGACTCATCCCATCAATTAGTGGGTATAGTGACAACTCAAGATATAGAGCGCAATCTTAGTAAACGCTTAAACCTCATGACCGTTAGTGAAATTTGCAGTCGAGATTTACTATATACCCATGCCGATGAATCTTTAGCAGAAGCTCTGCGGCGGATGGAAACCAGAGATTTAAGACAATTACCCGTAGTTGATCGCAACATTACCAGTCGAGTTTTAGGTATTATCGAAAGACAGGCAATTACAACTGCCTACAGTACCGCTTTAACTAAACAAGCGATCGCTGATAAAATTGCTGCAACCAAAACCGAACTCCCCAATATAATTGAAACTGAAGCAACTAGCTCTATGCTAACCAAAGATCAGGTTTTACGCCTAACAGAGCAGGAATCAATAAAATCCTCATAA
- the trpS gene encoding tryptophan--tRNA ligase, with product MQKKRVLSGVQPTGNLHIGNYLGAIRNWVESQAEYENFFCVVDLHAITGANYRHELAENTRRTAALYIACGIDPEVSTVFVQSHISAHAELAWLFNCITPLNWLERMIQFKEKALKQGENVNVGLLDYPVLMAADILLYQADLVPVGEDQKQHLELTRDIAIRINDQFGSKNQPIFKLPNPLIPKAGARVMSLTDGNSKMSKSDPSDMSRIHLLDTPDAIAKKIKKCKTDAERGLEFDNPNRPECHNLLSLYMILSAKNKEQVIAECQNLRGWGDFKPILIETINSSLQPIQAKYQEVINETGYLDQVLATGKEKASAIAFATLRSVKDAMGFLA from the coding sequence ATACAGAAAAAAAGAGTACTCTCAGGCGTTCAACCCACAGGTAATTTGCATATCGGTAACTATTTAGGAGCTATTCGCAATTGGGTAGAAAGTCAAGCAGAATATGAGAACTTTTTCTGTGTTGTCGATCTCCATGCCATTACTGGGGCTAACTATCGTCATGAACTAGCAGAAAATACTCGCCGCACCGCTGCCCTATATATCGCCTGTGGGATTGATCCAGAGGTATCTACAGTCTTTGTCCAGTCTCATATTTCTGCCCATGCTGAACTAGCTTGGCTGTTTAACTGTATTACCCCCTTAAATTGGTTAGAACGTATGATTCAGTTTAAGGAAAAAGCACTCAAACAGGGCGAAAATGTTAATGTTGGATTACTAGACTATCCTGTCCTCATGGCAGCAGATATTTTGTTGTATCAAGCCGACTTGGTGCCAGTGGGGGAAGATCAAAAGCAGCACTTAGAGCTAACTCGTGATATTGCCATTAGGATAAATGATCAATTTGGGAGTAAAAATCAACCTATTTTTAAACTGCCCAATCCCCTCATTCCTAAGGCAGGGGCAAGGGTAATGAGCCTAACCGATGGTAATAGCAAAATGTCTAAGTCCGATCCTTCAGATATGAGTAGAATTCATTTACTAGATACTCCAGATGCGATCGCGAAAAAAATCAAAAAATGTAAAACCGATGCCGAACGGGGACTGGAGTTTGATAATCCAAATCGCCCAGAATGCCATAATCTTTTATCTTTATATATGATCCTATCGGCAAAAAACAAGGAACAGGTAATAGCTGAATGCCAAAATCTCAGGGGTTGGGGTGACTTTAAACCGATCCTTATTGAAACCATTAACTCTAGTCTTCAGCCCATTCAAGCTAAATATCAGGAAGTTATCAATGAAACTGGCTACTTAGACCAAGTTTTAGCCACTGGTAAAGAAAAAGCATCGGCGATCGCCTTCGCAACCCTACGCTCAGTTAAAGATGCTATGGGATTCTTAGCCTGA
- a CDS encoding efflux RND transporter permease subunit, producing MILSISSFFIRRPVFATVCSLIITLLGTACIFLLPIAQYPEIAPTKVTVSSNYVGANAEVVESTVTNILERELNGIEGVRYITSTSANNGSSSIDLVFNLGKNKDIAAVDVQNRVSTVQSQLPGPVQQTGVTISKESTGFLFAIGVYSEKGEFDDLYLSNYADLYIVDAIKKVKGVGGVIIFGERKYAMRIWLDPSRLAARGLTSQDVVSAIQQQNLQVGVGQIGQQPNLPDQQYQLSISATGRLKDPDEFGDIVIKTATDGTLIKLKDVGRVELGAENYGSSLRFNGTRGIGLGVSQLPDANALDVAKAVKQALKELEPNFPPGLNYEIAFDTTSFIEAGTEEVILSLLIAIGLVILIIFIFLQNWRSTLIPAIAIPVSLVGTFIFIKLLNFNINTLTLFGLTLATGLVVDDAIVVVEDITRRIQEKGENPIQAAIHSMQELQGAVVASSLVLIAVFVPVAFFPGTTGQLYKQFALTIAFSITVSTFNALTLSPSLAGLLLKQEATPSNWAFDRINWVIDRIRQFYQWGVRQLTKFKGVVIILFMASLALTYWVYTIVPRGFLPPEDQGYFITIVQAPEGVSLNYTEKVLEQIEGIMRQKDDKGEPLYPEIANIFAVGGFSFSGNTPNNGIVFSTLKPWKERKRSADQIIGGFVPAPFGLLPQLISIKEAFVIPFPPPAIQGLSNFGGFEFQLQDKINQGFPAIEQTLGAFLGKASTYPDPSRPMLAGLRPNFNGNTPQLSVEVDRVKATALQVSLSDIYSTLQTLLGSQYINDFNAFGRTYRVYVQADARFRANPEDINRLYVRSQTGQMIPLSNLVNVKQTIGPSIITHYNLLRSVQITGNTAPGVSSGQAIEVMSKVAKETLPKTFGYEWSGLSLEEIESGGSAIFIFGLGVVFVFLVLAAQYENYIDPVIIMLTVPLAVLGALSAVFLRSFFNPSFANDIYTQIGLVMLVGIASKNAILIVEFANQLREKGLSITKAVTEAAQQRLRPILMTAFATIIGIFPLAIATGAGAAARQSLGTAVLGGMCVATFLSLFIVPVLYIVIKNIEERNFLKPHKVEEEPQ from the coding sequence TCGCCCAATATCCCGAAATTGCACCAACCAAAGTTACCGTCAGTTCCAATTATGTGGGAGCAAATGCCGAAGTCGTAGAGTCAACGGTTACTAATATCCTCGAAAGAGAACTAAATGGGATTGAAGGGGTGCGTTATATTACCTCAACCAGTGCCAATAATGGTTCTAGCTCCATTGATCTGGTATTTAATCTGGGTAAGAATAAAGATATTGCGGCAGTAGATGTGCAGAATCGGGTGTCAACGGTACAGTCACAACTACCAGGTCCTGTACAGCAAACTGGAGTCACGATTAGTAAGGAATCAACGGGTTTTCTATTTGCGATCGGGGTATATTCGGAAAAAGGTGAGTTTGATGATCTATACCTGAGTAACTATGCCGATCTGTATATAGTTGATGCCATTAAAAAAGTTAAGGGAGTGGGCGGGGTTATTATCTTTGGTGAACGTAAGTATGCCATGCGGATTTGGCTAGACCCAAGTCGTTTAGCAGCCAGAGGTTTAACTTCTCAGGATGTAGTTTCTGCCATTCAACAGCAAAATCTCCAAGTTGGCGTGGGACAGATTGGACAGCAACCGAATCTACCTGATCAACAGTACCAACTTTCCATATCAGCCACGGGTAGGCTTAAAGACCCCGATGAGTTTGGGGATATTGTGATTAAGACCGCAACCGATGGCACCTTAATTAAGCTCAAAGATGTAGGTAGGGTCGAGCTTGGAGCGGAAAACTATGGTTCTAGCCTAAGATTTAACGGCACAAGGGGCATTGGCTTGGGTGTATCCCAATTACCTGATGCTAACGCTTTAGATGTGGCTAAGGCAGTAAAACAGGCATTAAAGGAACTGGAGCCTAATTTCCCACCGGGTTTAAATTATGAAATTGCCTTTGATACCACTAGCTTTATTGAAGCAGGAACCGAAGAGGTAATCTTGTCATTATTAATTGCGATTGGTCTGGTAATTTTAATTATTTTTATCTTTTTGCAAAACTGGAGATCGACTCTAATTCCCGCGATCGCCATTCCCGTATCTTTAGTCGGAACGTTTATATTCATTAAGCTCCTCAACTTTAATATCAATACCCTGACCCTATTTGGTTTAACTTTGGCGACGGGATTAGTGGTGGATGATGCGATCGTTGTGGTGGAGGATATAACTCGGCGCATTCAAGAAAAGGGTGAAAATCCTATCCAAGCAGCGATTCATTCCATGCAGGAACTTCAAGGTGCTGTTGTTGCCAGTTCTTTAGTGCTAATTGCTGTATTTGTCCCTGTGGCATTTTTTCCCGGCACCACTGGTCAGTTATATAAGCAGTTTGCCCTTACCATTGCTTTTTCCATTACCGTTTCGACCTTTAATGCCCTAACCCTATCTCCAAGTCTGGCGGGACTATTACTAAAACAAGAGGCAACCCCTAGTAATTGGGCATTTGATCGAATTAATTGGGTAATTGATCGCATTCGCCAATTTTACCAATGGGGAGTTAGGCAACTAACTAAGTTCAAGGGAGTAGTAATTATCTTATTTATGGCTTCTTTGGCTCTTACCTATTGGGTCTATACAATTGTGCCGAGGGGATTTTTACCACCTGAAGATCAGGGCTATTTTATTACCATTGTCCAAGCACCCGAAGGCGTTTCCTTAAACTATACAGAAAAGGTATTAGAGCAGATCGAAGGCATCATGCGCCAAAAAGATGACAAGGGTGAGCCACTATATCCTGAAATTGCCAATATTTTTGCCGTGGGCGGCTTTAGCTTTAGCGGTAATACTCCCAATAACGGCATTGTTTTCTCCACCTTAAAACCTTGGAAAGAGCGAAAAAGATCGGCGGATCAAATTATTGGTGGTTTTGTCCCTGCACCTTTTGGGTTACTTCCACAACTAATTTCGATTAAAGAAGCATTTGTGATCCCATTCCCGCCACCCGCAATTCAAGGCTTAAGTAATTTTGGGGGGTTTGAGTTTCAGTTACAGGATAAGATTAATCAGGGTTTCCCAGCAATTGAGCAAACCTTAGGGGCATTTTTAGGTAAAGCTAGTACCTATCCTGATCCCAGCCGTCCCATGCTCGCAGGTTTAAGACCAAACTTTAATGGCAATACGCCACAACTAAGTGTGGAAGTTGATCGGGTTAAAGCTACCGCTCTGCAAGTGTCTTTAAGTGACATTTATAGTACTTTACAGACCTTGCTCGGCTCCCAGTATATTAATGATTTCAATGCCTTTGGGCGTACCTATCGGGTGTATGTCCAAGCTGATGCCAGATTTCGTGCTAATCCTGAGGATATAAATCGTCTGTATGTGCGATCACAAACAGGGCAGATGATCCCACTAAGTAATTTGGTTAATGTGAAACAAACCATAGGTCCGTCAATTATTACCCATTACAATCTACTGCGCTCTGTGCAAATTACTGGAAATACGGCTCCGGGTGTGAGTTCAGGGCAGGCGATCGAAGTAATGTCTAAAGTCGCCAAGGAAACACTTCCCAAGACTTTTGGCTATGAATGGTCAGGTTTATCCCTCGAAGAAATTGAGTCAGGAGGCAGTGCCATTTTTATCTTTGGCTTAGGAGTAGTATTTGTATTTTTAGTGCTGGCGGCACAGTACGAAAACTATATTGATCCAGTAATCATTATGCTCACTGTCCCTTTGGCAGTATTGGGGGCATTATCGGCGGTATTTTTGCGGAGCTTTTTTAATCCTAGTTTTGCCAACGATATTTACACGCAAATTGGGTTGGTGATGCTGGTTGGGATTGCCAGTAAAAATGCCATTTTAATTGTGGAATTTGCTAATCAATTGCGGGAAAAGGGTTTAAGCATTACTAAAGCTGTAACAGAAGCGGCACAGCAACGTTTACGTCCAATTTTAATGACAGCGTTTGCTACGATTATTGGGATTTTCCCCCTAGCGATCGCCACTGGAGCAGGAGCAGCAGCCCGTCAATCCCTTGGTACAGCCGTATTAGGGGGTATGTGTGTAGCGACTTTTCTAAGCTTATTTATTGTGCCAGTTTTGTATATTGTGATTAAAAACATTGAGGAACGCAATTTTCTTAAGCCCCATAAAGTTGAGGAAGAACCGCAATAA